The Lathyrus oleraceus cultivar Zhongwan6 chromosome 5, CAAS_Psat_ZW6_1.0, whole genome shotgun sequence genome includes the window GGTGTGATGCATGTAAATGTAACACAAATTTCTTATTTGTAACTATTAGAATTTTATACAAACAAAAGTCATAACTTCAAATTTTTTACACATATAAATGACAATATTTACTTCCTTAAATGAAGTGCCTAACAGAGACCTAAATTTTATCACAAACCTTTGAGGAATCCACAAGTATTGCACGTTGGAAGTAGGAAGAGTTGAAGTCACATATTAAGCTAAAGCCATCCTACTTGCCCTCATTAGATTTTTTTCTCTTTCAACTATCCAATCTTGTAAGAGGGCATGCACCAATTTAACTTAAAAATTTCTTCTATCTAAACGCGAGtaaagttttttatttttaataatataaaCACTTACAATAATCCTTACATATATTTCTTTGATCTTCCTTTTTAAAGTTAATGTATGCATATTGTGTTCTCATAATTCATTTGGAGACGCATTTAAAGTGGAAAATAAAAATTGAACAAAAGGAATTATTTTGATATGCATTTAAAGTGGAAAACAAAAATTGAACAAATGTTTGATTGTAACACCTACTCTAATTTTTAAAAAGCGTGTGTTGCAGTATTTGAATTTCCAAAATATGCTTTGGTATGATGGGATCTATCACGGTGCAAAAAATACAACAAGCGCTCACACGCTAGAGATAATAACAGAGTCACCACTAAACTTTAGTTATTccaaaaaaaaaaggaaaaatattgataaaacccttaaaagaaaaagaaaatggttgTCGCCGGAGTCGACCTAAAAGGGAAAATAGGGCTAATAGATCAATCCAAAGGCAAAAAAGACCAATACATCACACGCGTTAGGTGCATGCACATGCCAAACACGTCCCACCAAATCCCTTCAAACAACCACTCAAAAGGCTGCACGCGGAAGCCATGTGGCTTTGCATGAGAAGCCATCCAAATGGACAAAAAACCTAAAGCCTGGGAGTGAGAGTCATTTGTATCTCCTCTTTGTCTCTCTTCTCCACTCACTCTCTCCTCTTATCTCATTACCTCAGACCCACAAACAAAAACTTAACATGCTAGCCCACCGGAAACAAATCCAGGGTGGCAGTTAGCAAGGCGACGATGAGTGTTCTTCATCTTCAACCCATAACCCCAAAGAAAAACCCAGAGCAACCTAAACCAAACATGAACCCACCTCAAAAATGATTCCTCGTCCCAAATTTGCAAatgttttcaaaaaaaaactaAACCTAACAAATCGTCTATTGCAGACGACGAACCCTAACTCATAATTTCAAACCCTGGTCCTTTTAACCTCAAGCCAAAAACAAACATACATCAAAAATCAACAAACACATGCAACAAACATAAACCAAACATACTACAACATACAACCTGAATCCCTTGCAACCCAAAAACCCATTTCATTATTGTTTTTTGGTTGTACATGTACACTGGGTAGAAAAGGAAAATAACGACATGGAAAACGACAATAAAAATGAAGTTGTCAACAAAGTAGTATGAGTTGTGGTGATGATTTTCTACTCTGGCGCGACGGCTGACGTCTCCGACGAAGTCAAGTAAAACTTGTTTTCCCTCTTTTCCGCTACTTCTTCATTCTTCCTTTTTTTTCttatgagtttgacttgttgtGTGATGCTTGCTATTTGCGTGTGTTGTGAGTGGAAATAACATGAGGGGTTTAGCTTAAGCATTAATTAGAACCTCACCATGAAGCTCGAATGGCTTATGAAATGAGCTTTTAGTTTAGGACTTAGGGAAATATTTGAGAGGGTATTTAGTCTCTGAGAGTTCTCTTGAATTAGTTTTTTTTATCCCCTCTGAGTGAAAATTTGAGCACTTTTTATAGCAATTGAGGGTGAGGATTCAGTGGGAGTGGAGGAAGAAAAGTGAGTTGTCTATGTAAATATCCTTTACTCATGAATTTTACTTGATTTTTTTAATGATGTAGTGGCTCGGTGATTCCAATTAATTTGTCTTTTTTACTGCAGTTAGTGATATGACAATTTGACTTTACAAAACTTTGATGAAAACGTGAATTGGTCTATTATCCTTGCTGACTTATGCTCATCTTCATTTTCATGATATCATGACATGGCTTCAAAATTCATGTGTACTGCTGTATAATGACCATCCTTAGTTGTGTCGCGTTGTGTTGTTTGGTTTTATTGATTAACAAACATGTTGTAGTGATTTCTTCTGCATTGCCTTTTTTGTGCTATGATGAACATGTTGCATAATGACTCTCTTGGTCGTGCTATGTATGTTAATTGATGTCAACAGAATGTATGCTATGAATAAGAAATAGTAGGACAATTTATACCTGGTTCAGATGTAGAGACATAGCCTCCAAATGTACAAAACATTGTAAATTGAATTATGCAAATGTTAAATTTGCACTTCTTTATTGATGTAATGTTTGAATACTTGTAACATTTAAAATTTGAGATGAAAATAAGAATGGATCACCTTTTGAATTAAAATTTTAAGCCTTGTAATTCACTTTATCATGCTTGAATGTATGGATTAAAGTTGAAATTGTTTTAACATCAAGACCAAAATGGATGAATGCAACAGTTTAAAAGAGTGATTATCATGACTTATGGAGAGTATGTTTGCATGGATTAATGAATGCTACCTAGGTGACCTCATTAAAATTGAACGCATAACTTTAAATGAAACCCAATAAGTCTTTAATGAATGAACACATAATGAAATACAAATACAATTGAGTTTAGAATTGGATGTATGAACTAACCATATACATGATGATTTTTCCTACGTTGACTCCTATGTACACAATGTCTTGGACTTTTGACTGATGCATGTAAAAAAGACTTaatgaccaaatgaaatggtcatCATGTGATGATGCAGTTAAAATGGTGAAAAATTATTGGGACAAAGTTTAGGGTATGACACGATCAATCCATATATGAAGAATCAAACATTGATACTTGGGAGAAGATTAAAAGACTCACGAGGAGAAGATTTGTGTATTTATATTATCATAAAGAATTGCATAATAAATTATAAAGACTCATTCAAAGTACCAAGAGTCTTGATGAATACTACAAGAAGATAGAGGTTACAAAGATGAGATATAATATGGAGAAAGACTCACGAGGAGAAGATTTGTGTATTTATATTATCATAAAGAATTGCATAATAAATTATAAAGACTCATTCAAAGTACCAAGAGTCTTGATGAATACTACAAGAAGATAGAGGTTACAAAGATGAGATATAATATGGAGAAAGATAATGAAGTAACAATGGAAAACTTTATCCATGACCTAAACGTGACATATGAAGTTATATTACTATACGTGATAAAGGATTTAGTACATCAAGCTATCGAGGGGAATCAACAACTCAATTGAAAGAGCCATGCAAGAAAAGGTACCATTTCTTCAATTCTCCAATTTCAAAGGATAAGTAAAATAAGTATATTTTGTTATCATTCAAGGAACTCATGATTGAAGCAAAAATGTATGTCTGTCATATATTCTCAAGTTATTTCTCCTAAAAAAGTATTAAGTGTTTCAAACGTCAAGGCCAAGATATTGCATCTTAAAGTCCAACTAATAGAGTCACGCTTTTTGAGAAAAATTAAAGAGTTGGTGAGAAGGATGTTGAGTAATCAAAGCAACAAAGAAGATAGAACAAATAGTTTTTTTTCACACAAGATGTCAAATACAAGGAAATATATCTCCTTTATTTATAAATGGAGGTAGTTGTATCATTGTTGTCGGTGCATGTTTGATTTCTAAACTTTATTATAAAACAAGATCTCATCTTAAGCCTTATAAATTCCAATAGGTTAACATAAGTTTTAAAATTCTTAGAAATAAACAATTTAAGGTTTATTTTACATTTAAATTTTATATGAAGATGTGGTGTTGAGTGGTGTAGTACTTATGAGGATGAGTTACTTTGTTAAGAAGATCTCTAATCATGAAAGATACTCCATCAAATATTATTTTGTGCTTCAAGGCCAAAAATATCATTATTGTACCTTTGAATTCTAAAGAGATGtgaggagagagagagagagagagagagagagagagagagagagagagagagagagagagagagagagagagagagagagagagagagagagagagagagagagagagagagagagagagagagagagagagagagagagagagagagagagagagagagagagagagaggagagagaggagagagagagagagaagagagagagagaagagagagagagagagagagagagagagaagaagagagagagagagagagagagagaagagagagagagagagagagagagagagagagagagagagagagagagaggagagagagagagagagagagagagagagagagagagagagagagagaggagagagagagagagagagagagagagagagagagagagagagagagaggagagagagagagagagagagagagagagagagagagagagagagagagagaagagagagagagagagagagagagagagagagagagaggagagagagagagagagagagagagagagaggagagagagagagagagagagagagagagagagagagagagagagagagagagagagagattattGTGTCCGGTTAAATTAATTGTAAACTTTTTAATTGTAATGTACTACAAGGTTGTTGAACCTTGGTTGTTTATCAAGAAACTCTTAATATGAATAGTAAAAAAATAAGAATGATAATAAAATTTAATCGGGGGTTGTTCATAGAAACAACtttgtttttgaagaaaaaaattgatttgagaCATTTAATTTACTGATTACTGATATTGTCATGGGATATATCACATGTTTCAAAAGATATTCTGTTGTTGATTATATTAATGTTTGAGTGTAAGCCTAAATGATATATTTAGTGTTGGGCTAACACAAATAATTCTCATAGACGAACTCTAATTCTTGCACAACCATTGAAAAGAAAACATAATCGTTTCAAGCGTACAACTACCATTATAGGTTCTAACAAAtcatatttgaattaaaatttaaaacCATTTAGATCAAATAGAATAATCTTATTATAAATTGTATTATCAACCGATTATTTTtatttagatttaaaataaaCACAAGTTTAAACTATTCACCAACAATCATAATCGAGTTTCCTAGACAACAGGTTCAGGGAAAAAGAAATAGAATTATAAaacttaattaatattaaaagTTGAACCTCAATATCTTAATGAACAATATGAAGTCAACAAATTGATATAGGATTTAAGTTTTCATTATATGTCTGTACATGATATTTTAAATGAAAATATATGAAGCATTCGTATTTATAAACCTAAGGTATTACATAATTATGGTTTCAGAGATAAATGACCTATTACAAACAAGTGACTCAGTTTCGCTGGCATATGTATTGCTTCAAAGATTTACATTTTTCGCCATCACTATATCCAAAGTGGAATTTAGGTTCCTCAAGGGTAGTAGATATACTTATTAGCTTTGCAATGAATGTTGATATGTTCGAATCAAATAACCGCAACCTAATATACGACATACAAAGAGATAAAAAAAGATTTTAATCATTAAAAAGAGATGTAAATATAGTTATTTTTCTCACAACAATCTTTATACTTATTGTGTTGCAAAGAGATTTGTTTATTTTCTAGCACGCTTAGAGCATGTTTACAAACAAAGTATCAAGTAACATGCCACTTATACGTGAGATAGGTCGGTTCTTTTCTTGTGCAAGTTGTGTAGTAGCACAGAGCCTCACTTTTTATggaggctcaaattaactattATTAATGAATATAAAAAAActaataaataaaaatatttttgtatcacatataataaataaaatattaaatgctgaaaaataagataTTTGGAAATCAAACATTTTTTCTTCTTTCTCACACGTTCTCACTTCTCTCTCCTCTCAAACGTTATTCTCTTCTCTCTTTCTCTGTTAGAGCTATTTGAAACCagaaaaaaaaatcttatttttcCTTTTCAATCATCTCTTTTATCAGGTTAGTTTATTCAATTAGTTacttttcatttatttttattgtgATTATTTGATTTTGAAGGTAGAAAAAAAGtaattttagatttattttaaattttaggGTGAAATCCTATTTTAGTTCTTGTATCAATATTGATTTTAGATTTTAGATTTTAGGGTGGAAATAAGGGTAACTTGTGTTCtttataaaattataatatataaataaataaaattttaggATGAAATGGAATACTAGTATACTGTATATACTACTCAGTAGTATCAAAATTCAAAACAAGAATACTGATGTTGGTGTTGGTGACGATTTTTATACCTACTTTTTCTCATAAGACCAAATTGTAATTTGGAATCTTTCAAAGCAAAATTAGTATGTACTAGTATTGATATTTCTTACTATTAATTTATAATTTGCttttaatttataattattaattttttatgataCTATATTAGAGAAGAACacaacataataaaatataattgaatATTAATTAAAGTCTTTTCTCCATgatttaattattaatattttttgatgattaatctataatttcttttatttaatgtaattgatttttttttgttattgatGTAGGAACACAATTTCACAACAGGATAATTAGTAGATCATCGACGGACACAAAAGACATTGTGAGAAATTTCAGGTTTTTCTTATTATGCCTCCTAAGATGCCTCCTAAGAATAGATAATTTAAATGTGGAAATGATAAAcgtaagaaaaagaaaaaaaattgaagaGTTAATTCAATCTCAAGTAGGAGCTCTTGATAAATTTTTAATCAAAGAAccacaagtttcaaatgaaagtCGTTATGTTGATAATATTGATAGTTTGCCtattgaaaatgataatcttgatagtgtgcctattgaaaatgataatcttgatagtgtgcccattgaaaatgataatcttAATAGTGTGCCcattgaaaatgataatcttgaTAGTGTGTCAATTGTTGATGAAGTTAATAATGATGATGATGccgatgatgatgatgatgatgatgatgatgataatgttgaTTATGATATATTTGATCCAAGAAATTGGGATCGTCTTCAACCTAAATTGATTGATTTATTAGTTGTGAAAGGTCCTAAAAAAGATAATTCTATTGTGAAGGGTCTTAGAGATAGTTTGAATAGACGTTTTACGGCTAATTTGTATACTAGAGCTTTAGCAAATGGAGAGGTGTGTGATAGAGATTGACTTGTTTATTTGAAAGAGCTTGATAgagtattttgtttttgttgtaaAGTTTTTAAAAATGGGATTGTTATGGGACAATTAGCAAATGAGGGTTATAGTGATTGGGTACATGTTGGTGAAAGAATTAAAGAGCACGAGTTAGGCATGGAACATGTTAAAAATATGAATACTTGGTATGAGTATCGCAAAAGGCTGCAAAAATTTCAAACTATTGATAAAACAACTCAAAGATTAATTGAGAAAGAAAAGGATCACTGGAAAAATGTTTTAAAAAGAGTTATTTCAATAGTGAAATTTCTTGCTAAACATAATTTAGCCTTTCGTGGTTCTAAGGAGAAATTGTACGAAGATAGCAATGGAAACTTTTTGGGTTTGATTGAAATGTTAGTTGAATTTGACCCAATCATCCAAGAACATGTTAGACGTGTTACAACTCAAAAAGTTCATATTCATTATCTTGGGCATAACATACAGAATGAGTTGATTTCATTGCTTGGTTCTGCGATTAAAATTGAAATCATTAGAAAAATCAAACAGGCAAAGTATTTTTCAGTGATACTTGATTGTACTCCTGATGTTAGTCACCAATAGCAGATGTCTTTGATAATAAGATATGTGGATATTTCTTCAGCTTCTGTTAGTATTGAGGAATCATTTTTAGGATTTTTGAATGTGAATGATACAAATGGTCAGGGGCTTTTTGATGTTTTACAAAATGAATTGAAAGAACTTGGTCTCGACCTATTTGACATGCGAGGGCAAGGTTATGATAATGGGTCAAATATGAAAGGAAAACACCAAGGTGTGCAAAAGAGATTTTTAGACATAAATCTGAGAGCCTTTTATACTTCTTGTGGTTGTCATAGTCTTAATTTGACATTGTGTGGTATGGCTAACTCTTGTATTAAAGCTAGGAATTTTTTTGGAGTTGTTCAACGCATTTATACAATTTTTGCCAATTCTACTAAGAGATGGCAAATTTTGAAAGATAATGTAAAAGGGTTGACTCCAAAATCATTGTCATCCACTCGTTGGGAGAGTCGTGTAGAAAGTGTCAAAGCTATAAGCACTCAAATGTTAGAATTTACAGAAGCTTTGCTTGAAGTGTCAGAAAATGATCTTGATCCTAAAATACAAAATGAAGCTAAATCCTTAGCAACAAATGAGCTTGGTGATTTTGAGTTTTTGATGGCTATAATTATTTGGTTTGAAATATTATCTGCAATTAATTCTTTTAGCAAGCTTTTACAGGAAAAGGATATGCTTATTGATGTTGCTATGCAAAAAATTAAGGGGTTGATTTTGTATTTTGAGGGATATAGAGAAACAGGTTTTTATAAGGTATTGATTAACGCTAAGGAAATTGTGGTGGAATTGAATATTGCCCGAATATTTCCTCAAAAGCGTATAATTAAAAGAAAAAAGCAATTTGATGAGAATTTAAATATCCCATCAGTCGAGATATCAGAAGAAGAATCAATTAGGGTTAATTATTTTCTTTACCTTGTTGATCAAGCTTTTGTTTCTCTTAATAAGAGGTTTGAGCAATACCAAGAGTATGAAAGTATTTTTGGTTTCTTGTTTACTTCTCACAAGTTACAATCATTAGATGATGCAACTTTGAAGTCTTGTTGTACTAACTTTGAGTAGGCATTGAAACATAATGAGCAATCTGATATTTATGGGAATGAATTTTTTGCAGAGTTGAAGTCACTAAGAGAAATGTTGCCTGAAGAAACCATAAGACCTActgatatattattatttttaaaaggCTTGAATTGTTTTCCTAATACAGTTATTGGATATAGAATCTTATTGACTATTCCTGTGACAGTTGCTTCTGCAGAAAGAAGTTTTTCAAAATTGAAGTTGTTAAAGACTTACTTGCGGTCTACCATGTCACAAGAAAGACTTAATGGATTAGCATTAATAGCTATTGAAAATGATATTTTAGAGACAATATATGAAGACTTATTAGTTGACGATTTTGCTTCAAAAAGTGTTCGTAGGAAGGCTCTTTTTATGTAGTTAGATAATTTAAGTTGTAAGAAATGGTGTTAGTAGTTTAAACAATACCTTTGAACTTTTTGATACTTCATTTGGTTAATATATAATTTTATCTTTTGTTTGTCATTTTTAATcattaaaattatatatatatatatatatatatatatatatatatatatatatatatatatatatatatatatatatatactcatttttaaaattaaaacatGACCTCTGAATTGATTGGGCCGACCCTGATGTGAGACATTCTGAGACTCAACTATAAATACtttaaatatttaataaaatCAGGATCACAATGGAACTATAAATACtttaaatatttaataaaatCAGTATCACAATGGGTTCAAGGTACTACATTTGCACTTACACATCATAACTAAATATCATTAAATTAGATCGTTGTTAAAACACTAAAATAGGACaatctttttttttctttctaaaaaatACATAATAgacattttaaataaaataaagtaacAAAATATATGACTTTATAACTTAGCTCCAAGTGCCACTATCATATCATACTTCTTCCGGACTTGAAATTGTAAATTGAGCAACTTGTATTTATTACAATTTCACAAACACGTTAAGCCAAACAAACATAAACGTGGAGAGTGAGTTTAGAAGAAAAAAAGTAATAGTATAAAATAAGTGAAAAGAACAAGTAAATTATCAAATATACGTTGTATCATATCAAATCAAATTTGGCAAAAAAATTGTCATCAAACATCAACATAACCTACAATGCCAAAATATAAAATGTTTCACATCAAATCAATCTTAAAGTAAAtcatcaaaataaaatattgGTATTGTTGTGGTATGGAACCAAAAGTGTGTAGTGATATAACAAGCTTCGAGTATGATGAGGAGGGGGTAAACATATAAGGTTAATACTCTAATAGAGTGTTTCTGAGTGAAAAGTAGCCCTTATAACTATAGAGTGCAACCTTAGAGAGGGGTGAATTAAATTTTATGGATTTTTCTTGTTTTAAGAAAAGATTcttccttttttatttttctaGAATTAAGTTATTAGACTTTGAATAAAAGTGCATAAAAAATAAAGAGTAAGAATGTAAATGACACAAGGATAGATCATAGTCCCCCTTATAATCAAGGATAAATCTAGTCCCTTCACACCTTGAAGGATTTTCTACTATG containing:
- the LOC127084500 gene encoding uncharacterized protein LOC127084500; translation: MSLIIRYVDISSASVSIEESFLGFLNVNDTNGQGLFDVLQNELKELGLDLFDMRGQGYDNGSNMKGKHQGVQKRFLDINLRAFYTSCGCHSLNLTLCGMANSCIKARNFFGVVQRIYTIFANSTKRWQILKDNVKGLTPKSLSSTRWESRVESVKAISTQMLEFTEALLEVSENDLDPKIQNEAKSLATNELGDFEFLMAIIIWFEILSAINSFSKLLQEKDMLIDVAMQKIKGLILYFEGYRETGFYKVLINAKEIVVELNIARIFPQKRIIKRKKQFDENLNIPSVEISEEESIRVNYFLYLVDQAFVSLNKRFEQYQEYESIFGFLFTSHKLQSLDDATLKSCCTNFE